The Nostoc sp. 'Peltigera membranacea cyanobiont' N6 genome contains the following window.
GGGGTGGGAAAGGATGGGACATAGCAATTTTGGTTTTTAGATTTTAGATTTTGGATTAAAAGTAGATGTAGGGTGTGTTATGCCAAAGGCTAACGCACCTTTAATTATCGATGGTGCGTTACGCTAAAGCGACAACACACCCTACAATTTAATTTAAAATTATTTAATTAGAAGGATTTTCAATAGATAATTCGTATGTACAAAAAGCAGGTTTTTCTTGTTCTATGATTCTTTGGATAAGTTGCTCGTTAATGATGCCACTAGAAATATTTGAACGCAAACGTACTATAAAATGATATGGTTGACCACCTGCTAAAACTGCATTTCCTAATTGGGCATCTCCGATAATGAAACTTGGACCGAAAGGTTCTGTGATACTGATATGTTTATCAGCTTCATTAGGTAAATCTTCGTCGAGTGGTAAACCAGTATAGAGATGTAAATAAAGACGTAATCCTTTACGAGTTCCCCGCCAGCGATATAGTTCTACAGCCCGACGAATTAAACGCCGTTGTTGCTGGAGATCCCAAACGGAATCTACTTGCCAAGCAACCCAATGAGCCATAAAGGGTAGTAATGCTTGCGGTGCTGTCAAGGGATCGAGGTTTGCCCACATGACGTTGTAACTATCAACGATTGGTTGAAAAGCTTGCTCAAATATTTTCATGAAGCGACCTATAAAATCGACTTCTCGATATAAAATTGGCAAGAATTCCATGTAGGCGGTGTAGGGACGGATATA
Protein-coding sequences here:
- a CDS encoding phage tail protein, which encodes MVQSRSSPAVSIQLTPMQIPEALPVAGLGFTNADIDIGGRTLLLHPGHPSEMIVQVQNLEQRPLRVSLSVDGNFPSQWCQIGTEGSEIPPRGQMDAVLYFSIPDTFFEDQEAISPGKKDKLTLNFRSLITLHIDSGTDNEQIERSEYFDLYIRPYTAYMEFLPILYREVDFIGRFMKIFEQAFQPIVDSYNVMWANLDPLTAPQALLPFMAHWVAWQVDSVWDLQQQRRLIRRAVELYRWRGTRKGLRLYLHLYTGLPLDEDLPNEADKHISITEPFGPSFIIGDAQLGNAVLAGGQPYHFIVRLRSNISSGIINEQLIQRIIEQEKPAFCTYELSIENPSN